The proteins below are encoded in one region of Neisseria macacae ATCC 33926:
- a CDS encoding PilZ domain-containing protein, whose translation MVNNNKDIPAKMMALQLKDPTLLYNCYMPFLEHGGLFVPTEDVFSLGEDILLAVEIADYPKRFLPTKVVWINPARTSAHRPKGVGLAFSEHESCLQAKTLIEGELGPKLRSDRVTFTL comes from the coding sequence ATGGTAAACAACAATAAAGACATTCCGGCGAAAATGATGGCGTTGCAGCTTAAAGACCCGACCCTGCTCTACAACTGCTATATGCCGTTCCTCGAACACGGCGGACTTTTTGTTCCGACCGAAGACGTATTTTCATTGGGCGAAGACATCCTGCTCGCCGTTGAAATCGCCGATTACCCCAAACGCTTCCTGCCTACCAAAGTCGTCTGGATCAATCCCGCCCGTACTTCGGCACACCGTCCCAAAGGCGTCGGGCTGGCATTTTCCGAACACGAAAGCTGCCTTCAGGCGAAAACCCTGATTGAAGGCGAGCTGGGACCGAAACTGCGCAGCGACCGCGTTACCTTTACGCTTTAA